In the Mycolicibacterium thermoresistibile genome, one interval contains:
- a CDS encoding amidohydrolase family protein: MATQRTVIRGGRVLAGDPLTAHVRAADLLIEDGRVTAIESDLAGVDAEIIDATGRWVLPGFVDTHRHLWQTTMRGLTANWNLKDYFWCIRSHFAGLHDPDDVYGGQYAGGLDALVNGVTTTIDHSHITNSPDHSDAAVRGLLDSGVRALWCYGFYPSPQADPVFTTPQHRLDDARRVRSTFFPTDDGLVRMGVALTELGMQPFTETQRELQTAEDLAVPVTMHTNCVWTRPEFHDVELYHRAGLLRAGQIHSHANRCSDHELALLRDAGCAVSSTPDTELQMGCGRPVFRRALATGVTAGIGIDIVSNNSGDMFTAMRVLMQHERGDALQPTLEESGLTAVAEPLPVTTRQILHAATLAGARALGLESVCGSIDVGKSADLLLLRHDRLHMRPVIDDIDSIVLQATTRDIDRVLVAGRTVVQDGRLPAAVERRGVAAIEAAHSRLAERVAAVGGWKLAVPQGLMDQLGVTFHDNVANTPAQANS, encoded by the coding sequence ATGGCAACACAGCGAACGGTCATAAGGGGCGGCCGGGTGCTCGCGGGGGACCCGCTGACCGCACACGTGCGCGCAGCGGATCTGCTCATCGAGGACGGACGCGTCACCGCGATCGAATCCGATCTGGCCGGTGTCGATGCCGAGATCATCGACGCGACCGGCCGTTGGGTCCTGCCGGGTTTCGTCGACACGCATCGCCACTTGTGGCAGACCACCATGCGCGGACTGACGGCGAACTGGAATCTGAAGGACTACTTCTGGTGTATTCGCAGCCATTTCGCCGGCCTGCACGATCCCGACGACGTCTATGGCGGTCAATATGCCGGCGGACTGGATGCGCTCGTCAACGGGGTGACCACCACCATCGACCACTCCCACATCACCAACTCGCCCGACCATTCCGACGCTGCCGTCCGTGGACTGCTCGACAGCGGGGTACGGGCCTTGTGGTGTTACGGCTTTTATCCATCACCGCAGGCCGATCCGGTGTTCACCACGCCGCAGCACCGTCTCGACGATGCACGCCGAGTGCGCAGCACGTTCTTTCCGACCGATGACGGGCTGGTCCGGATGGGGGTGGCCCTCACCGAACTCGGCATGCAACCGTTCACCGAGACCCAGCGGGAACTGCAGACCGCCGAGGATCTCGCCGTGCCGGTGACCATGCACACCAACTGCGTATGGACCCGCCCGGAATTCCACGATGTGGAGTTGTATCACCGTGCCGGACTGCTGCGGGCCGGTCAGATCCACTCCCACGCCAACCGGTGTTCGGACCATGAACTCGCGTTGTTGCGTGATGCCGGCTGTGCCGTCTCCAGCACCCCGGACACGGAGCTCCAGATGGGGTGCGGTCGGCCCGTGTTCCGGCGCGCACTGGCGACCGGGGTGACTGCCGGAATCGGCATCGACATCGTGTCGAACAACAGTGGCGACATGTTCACCGCCATGCGGGTCCTCATGCAACATGAACGCGGCGACGCACTGCAGCCGACGCTCGAGGAATCCGGTCTGACCGCGGTCGCCGAACCGCTGCCGGTCACCACCCGCCAGATCCTGCATGCTGCCACGCTGGCCGGCGCCCGTGCTCTCGGTCTGGAGTCGGTATGCGGCTCCATCGATGTCGGCAAGTCGGCCGACCTCCTGCTGCTGCGGCATGACCGGCTGCACATGCGGCCGGTCATCGACGACATCGACTCGATCGTGCTCCAGGCCACCACTCGCGACATCGACCGCGTCCTGGTGGCCGGGCGCACCGTCGTACAGGACGGCAGACTTCCAGCTGCCGTGGAGCGGCGCGGCGTCGCGGCGATCGAGGCAGCCCACTCCCGTCTAGCGGAGCGGGTCGCTGCTGTCGGGGGATGGAAGCTCGCGGTCCCGCAGGGGCTCATGGATCAACTAGGCGTGACGTTCCACGACAACGTGGCGAACACGCCCGCCCAGGCGAACAGCTGA
- a CDS encoding AMP-binding protein, translated as MTTLPVSGGHTVWSMLTYWAESTPHAPFLIFDETSGGTTLTFSDAVELGTAGAALLSGLGVSRGDRFAVVLGNRVEFFACWFAAARIGAVMVPINPHSTGEELSYCLRHARCVAAVCDHDRHQLVHEVWPYDPSLIAVCDRGFEGIAGGPVPGHPPVRPHDPLAVLYTSGTTSRPKGVVVTHANYLAAGHVVAGQLRIRPDDRWMLVLPLFHANAQYYGVMSALVSGASVVVAPRFSASMWPAQVRRYQATLASLFAAPVRMILAHEGCDADRDNRLRVTLFAQNLTAEQLRRFEERFDCPLLQLYGMTETIAPPLMNPLYGPRDNMTVGLPSEPNRVRIVDDHGVDVPPGQTGHLLVGGEPGITLTAGYLDDPAATAAAIVDGWLHTGDIVTRRPDGFVVFHDRAKDMIKRSGENVAAAEVERVINEHPAVYESAVVGVPDPVRDEAITAYVVRRTPDGCGLTAQQLIDFCAERLARGKVPDHIEFVDDLPRTSVGKIRKHLLRSNGSGGGMGEGR; from the coding sequence ATGACGACGCTGCCAGTCTCCGGTGGCCACACCGTCTGGTCGATGCTTACGTACTGGGCCGAATCCACCCCGCACGCACCGTTCTTGATCTTTGACGAGACCTCCGGGGGCACTACGCTGACCTTCAGCGACGCGGTCGAGCTGGGTACCGCGGGCGCTGCGCTGCTCAGCGGTCTGGGTGTGTCCCGTGGGGACCGGTTCGCGGTGGTGCTCGGCAACCGTGTCGAATTCTTCGCGTGCTGGTTCGCCGCGGCCCGGATCGGCGCGGTGATGGTTCCGATCAACCCGCACAGCACCGGCGAGGAGCTGTCCTACTGCTTGCGTCATGCCCGGTGTGTGGCCGCGGTTTGTGATCATGATCGACACCAGCTGGTGCACGAGGTGTGGCCGTACGACCCGTCCTTGATTGCGGTGTGCGACAGGGGATTCGAAGGTATTGCCGGTGGCCCCGTTCCCGGTCACCCACCGGTGCGCCCGCATGACCCGCTGGCTGTGCTCTACACCTCCGGGACCACCAGCCGACCCAAAGGGGTGGTGGTCACCCATGCCAACTACCTGGCCGCCGGGCATGTCGTGGCGGGACAGCTGCGAATACGCCCCGACGATCGCTGGATGCTCGTGCTCCCGCTGTTTCACGCCAACGCCCAGTACTACGGCGTGATGTCGGCGTTGGTCAGTGGTGCGTCGGTGGTGGTGGCGCCGCGGTTCTCGGCGTCGATGTGGCCGGCTCAAGTTCGCCGGTACCAGGCCACTCTGGCGAGCTTGTTCGCTGCCCCGGTGAGAATGATTCTGGCGCACGAGGGTTGCGACGCCGACCGGGACAACCGGTTGCGGGTCACGCTGTTCGCTCAGAACCTGACAGCCGAACAGTTGCGGCGATTCGAGGAACGGTTCGACTGTCCGCTGCTGCAGCTGTACGGCATGACCGAGACCATCGCCCCGCCCCTGATGAACCCGCTCTACGGCCCGCGCGACAACATGACGGTGGGCCTGCCGAGCGAGCCCAACCGGGTGCGCATCGTCGACGACCACGGGGTGGACGTTCCCCCGGGGCAGACCGGCCACCTGCTGGTCGGCGGCGAACCCGGTATCACGCTCACGGCCGGTTATCTCGATGATCCGGCCGCCACGGCGGCCGCCATCGTTGACGGCTGGCTGCACACCGGCGACATCGTGACGCGGCGCCCCGACGGCTTCGTGGTCTTCCACGACCGGGCCAAGGACATGATCAAGCGCTCCGGGGAGAACGTCGCGGCCGCCGAGGTGGAGAGGGTGATCAATGAACACCCCGCGGTCTACGAATCCGCGGTGGTCGGTGTGCCCGACCCGGTGCGCGACGAGGCGATCACGGCCTACGTCGTGCGCCGCACCCCCGACGGCTGCGGTCTCACCGCTCAGCAACTCATCGACTTCTGCGCCGAGCGGCTGGCACGCGGAAAGGTGCCCGACCACATCGAGTTCGTCGACGACCTGCCCCGTACTTCGGTGGGGAAGATCCGTAAACACCTGCTGCGCAGCAACGGAAGCGGTGGCGGCATGGGAGAAGGAAGGTAG
- a CDS encoding fumarylacetoacetate hydrolase family protein, with protein sequence MRWVTYRTGDGDRAGVVVDETIHAMPPGTELIDLVALGADGLRDAGERALRDPSEVVPLSDVVLRAPIPRPPAIRDCLCFLDHMRNCQEALGGGRVLKDAWYRIPAFYFANPSAVFGPYDDVPTAPGSAWQDFELEIAAVIGTGGADLTVAEAEQAIIGYTIFNDWSARDLQSLESQLGIGQAKGKDSGITLGPYLVTPDELDEFRTDGRLDLTVTALVNGEVIGSGSTAAMDWTFAEVISYASRGVFLHPGEVFGSGTVPTCTLVEHLDMTDLAGFRGWLSDGDEVTLQVQGLGETRQTVRHRPAPTLLPPRPNPDAAPAPARVNPAPAKVPYRRGLHQVGENVWAWTLPDGGYGWSNAGLVAGEGASLLVDTLFDLTLTREMLDAMQSITQRAPITDMVITHCNGDHTHGNQLLDPSVRIIAAKETKDEIDHEMAPSMLALAQTGDLGPIATTYARDRFGHFDFSGITIRNADHTFDKRLDLEVGGRQVTLLNLGPAHTAADTVIHIPDAGVLFGGDLLFIGCTPIVWGGPIANWIAACDTMLALDAPTVVPGHGPITGPEGIHAVRDYFEYITEQADDAHRRGLSFIEAADTIDLGPYANWLDAERVVVNVYQRYRELDPDTPQLGVITLLTMQAEWHAKRGAR encoded by the coding sequence ATGCGGTGGGTGACTTACCGAACCGGCGATGGTGACCGGGCAGGCGTAGTTGTCGACGAGACCATTCACGCGATGCCGCCCGGAACGGAGCTGATAGACCTCGTGGCCCTCGGGGCCGACGGGCTGCGCGACGCGGGGGAGCGGGCGTTACGTGACCCGTCTGAGGTGGTGCCGCTGTCGGATGTGGTGCTGCGGGCGCCGATCCCGCGTCCTCCGGCGATCCGGGACTGCCTGTGCTTTCTGGATCACATGCGCAACTGCCAGGAGGCGTTGGGCGGTGGACGGGTCCTCAAGGACGCCTGGTATCGGATTCCGGCGTTCTACTTCGCAAACCCGAGCGCCGTGTTCGGTCCCTATGACGACGTCCCCACCGCACCCGGAAGTGCCTGGCAGGACTTCGAACTCGAGATAGCCGCGGTGATCGGTACCGGTGGCGCGGACCTCACCGTAGCCGAGGCAGAGCAGGCGATCATCGGCTACACGATCTTCAACGACTGGTCGGCCCGCGACTTGCAGAGCCTGGAGAGCCAACTGGGCATCGGCCAAGCCAAGGGCAAGGACAGCGGGATCACCCTGGGCCCGTACCTGGTCACACCTGATGAACTAGACGAGTTCCGCACTGACGGTCGCCTCGATCTGACGGTCACCGCGCTGGTCAACGGTGAGGTGATCGGATCAGGTTCCACCGCGGCGATGGACTGGACATTCGCCGAGGTCATCTCCTACGCATCACGCGGCGTATTCCTCCATCCCGGTGAGGTCTTCGGTTCCGGCACCGTTCCCACCTGCACGCTGGTCGAACACCTCGACATGACCGACCTGGCCGGGTTCCGTGGCTGGCTCAGCGACGGTGACGAGGTCACGCTGCAGGTGCAAGGTCTGGGTGAGACCCGCCAGACAGTCCGCCACCGACCTGCCCCCACGCTCCTTCCGCCGCGCCCCAACCCCGATGCCGCGCCGGCGCCGGCGCGGGTCAACCCCGCACCCGCCAAGGTGCCGTACCGGCGCGGACTGCATCAGGTCGGCGAGAACGTCTGGGCCTGGACACTGCCCGACGGCGGGTACGGATGGAGCAACGCCGGTTTGGTGGCCGGTGAGGGTGCCTCGCTGCTGGTCGACACACTCTTCGACTTGACGCTGACCCGCGAAATGCTCGACGCGATGCAGTCGATCACTCAGCGGGCACCGATCACCGACATGGTGATCACCCACTGCAACGGCGACCACACTCACGGTAATCAGTTGCTCGACCCCTCGGTCCGGATCATCGCCGCCAAGGAGACCAAGGACGAGATCGATCACGAGATGGCTCCGTCGATGCTGGCATTGGCCCAGACTGGCGACCTCGGGCCGATCGCCACCACCTATGCGCGAGATCGTTTCGGGCACTTCGACTTCAGTGGTATCACGATCCGCAACGCGGATCACACCTTCGACAAGCGGCTGGATCTCGAGGTGGGCGGCCGGCAGGTGACGCTCCTCAACTTGGGCCCGGCGCACACCGCGGCGGACACCGTCATCCACATCCCGGATGCCGGGGTGCTGTTCGGCGGCGACCTGCTGTTCATCGGCTGCACGCCGATTGTCTGGGGCGGACCGATCGCCAATTGGATCGCCGCCTGCGACACCATGCTCGCCCTCGACGCCCCCACCGTGGTACCGGGTCACGGACCGATCACCGGTCCAGAAGGAATCCACGCGGTCCGTGACTATTTCGAGTACATCACCGAACAAGCCGACGATGCCCACCGGCGTGGATTGTCGTTCATCGAGGCCGCCGACACCATCGACCTCGGACCATACGCGAACTGGCTGGACGCCGAACGTGTCGTCGTCAACGTCTATCAGCGATACCGCGAACTGGATCCGGACACACCGCAACTCGGGGTGATCACCCTGCTGACCATGCAGGCCGAATGGCACGCCAAACGCGGAGCCCGCTGA
- a CDS encoding TetR/AcrR family transcriptional regulator: MASRRAQISEESRRLLIAAATELFAEQGFRRTTFADIAERSGISRGSIPWHFGNKDGLLRAVIEDFIAGVIELDASEQTLSEGLDRIRDYVRRPTTRLLITLVAEAVEPDSPVHAFYAQLHDTLRKWLSDWIDDKDIPPGVSRENFVTVLIGAVIGVHQQWRVAPHHVDLDACFAALKQLASGD; the protein is encoded by the coding sequence ATGGCGAGCCGACGGGCACAGATCAGTGAGGAGAGCCGGCGGCTGCTCATTGCCGCGGCCACCGAGCTGTTCGCCGAGCAGGGCTTTCGTCGGACCACATTCGCCGACATCGCCGAACGTTCGGGAATCAGCCGCGGTTCCATTCCATGGCACTTCGGCAACAAGGACGGTCTGCTGCGGGCGGTCATCGAGGACTTCATCGCCGGCGTGATCGAGTTGGACGCGTCAGAGCAGACCCTGAGCGAAGGTCTGGACCGCATCCGTGACTACGTGCGTCGGCCGACGACCCGGTTGCTGATCACGTTGGTGGCCGAGGCCGTCGAACCCGATTCCCCCGTCCACGCGTTCTACGCCCAGCTCCACGACACTCTACGCAAGTGGTTGAGCGACTGGATCGACGACAAAGACATCCCACCCGGGGTGTCGCGGGAGAATTTCGTGACCGTGTTGATCGGAGCTGTCATCGGAGTCCACCAGCAGTGGCGAGTCGCCCCACACCACGTGGACCTCGACGCCTGCTTCGCGGCCCTCAAACAACTCGCCTCCGGCGACTGA
- a CDS encoding TetR/AcrR family transcriptional regulator, with product MPRHTAVSRADGGQRRASYQRARSRETKRALVQAAMALWRTNGYANTTVADICRAAGVSRALFYFYFPAKEDILFEVGLLSTQAARRRIRSLLRGDYDVDSVIAAALRSLERSMARNPRELIVQTILEGYRHEHRILAGEEDPATGADMFGELFTRAQQDGKLAAGIDVDHLSRVAQMLVSEGVRHWAAGGFGDRSFTEVVAGDIAALIDGYNLRLRR from the coding sequence ATGCCGAGGCATACGGCGGTGTCCCGCGCTGACGGTGGTCAACGCCGCGCGTCCTATCAGCGTGCCCGGTCGCGCGAGACGAAACGGGCGCTGGTGCAGGCGGCGATGGCCCTGTGGCGCACCAACGGATACGCCAACACCACGGTGGCCGACATCTGCCGGGCAGCCGGGGTGTCGCGGGCGCTGTTCTACTTCTACTTCCCGGCCAAGGAGGACATCCTCTTCGAGGTGGGCCTGCTCTCCACCCAGGCCGCCCGGCGCCGGATCCGGTCCCTGCTACGGGGCGACTACGACGTCGACAGCGTCATAGCAGCGGCGCTGCGCAGCCTGGAACGGTCCATGGCGCGCAACCCACGCGAGTTGATCGTGCAGACGATCCTGGAGGGCTACCGGCACGAACACCGCATCCTGGCCGGCGAGGAGGACCCCGCCACCGGGGCCGACATGTTCGGCGAACTGTTCACCCGGGCTCAGCAGGACGGCAAACTGGCCGCGGGCATCGACGTCGACCACCTGTCCAGGGTGGCCCAGATGCTGGTGAGCGAGGGCGTACGGCACTGGGCTGCCGGGGGTTTCGGAGACCGGTCGTTCACCGAGGTCGTCGCCGGCGACATCGCGGCACTGATCGACGGATACAACCTGCGGCTGCGCCGGTGA
- a CDS encoding acyl-CoA dehydrogenase family protein: MAWDFETDPEYQKVLDWADEFVRTEVEPLDLAFPHQQFVPLEGTRREAIEPLKQEVRRRGLWATHLGPELGGQGYGQLKLALLNEILGRSQWAPVVFGCQAPDTGNAEIIAHYGTEEQQKRYLQPLLDGELFSCYSMTEPHAGADPTLFKTTAVRDGAGPDADWVINGWKFFSSNATTASFLIVMAVTNPDVSAYQGMSMFLVPTDTPGVKIERSIGLYGDPPGTGSHALIHYDNVRVPADALLGGEGQAFAIAQTRLGGGRIHHAMRTIGLARKALDMMCERALSRQTQGSRLSDKQFVQGYIADSYAQLLQFRLMVLYTAWEIDKYNDYKKVRKDIAAVKATMPTVLHDIAWRAMQVHGALGVTDEMPFMGMITGAAVMGLADGPTEVHKATVAKQVLRDYRPSDDVWPSEWIPRKREAALAKYAEYLEHEVGNL; the protein is encoded by the coding sequence ATGGCATGGGATTTCGAGACCGACCCGGAGTACCAGAAGGTTTTGGACTGGGCCGACGAGTTCGTCCGCACCGAGGTGGAACCGCTCGACCTGGCGTTTCCGCATCAGCAGTTCGTTCCGCTCGAGGGCACACGCCGAGAGGCGATCGAGCCGCTCAAACAGGAGGTCCGCCGACGCGGGCTGTGGGCCACCCACCTGGGTCCCGAACTCGGCGGGCAGGGTTACGGACAGCTGAAACTGGCGCTGCTCAACGAGATCCTGGGCCGCTCGCAGTGGGCGCCGGTGGTGTTCGGCTGCCAGGCGCCCGACACCGGCAACGCCGAGATCATCGCCCACTACGGCACCGAGGAACAGCAGAAGCGCTACCTGCAGCCGTTGCTCGACGGTGAGCTGTTCTCCTGCTACTCGATGACCGAACCGCACGCCGGCGCCGATCCCACACTGTTCAAGACGACCGCGGTGCGCGACGGTGCCGGACCGGACGCGGACTGGGTGATCAACGGCTGGAAGTTCTTCTCCTCCAACGCCACCACCGCGTCGTTCCTGATCGTGATGGCCGTGACGAACCCGGATGTCAGTGCCTATCAGGGCATGTCGATGTTCCTGGTGCCCACCGACACCCCGGGCGTGAAGATCGAACGCAGTATCGGTTTGTACGGGGATCCGCCGGGAACGGGATCGCACGCGCTGATCCACTACGACAACGTGCGGGTGCCCGCCGATGCGCTGCTCGGCGGTGAAGGTCAGGCCTTCGCGATCGCCCAGACCCGCCTCGGCGGTGGCCGTATCCACCACGCGATGCGCACCATCGGGCTGGCCCGCAAGGCGCTGGACATGATGTGCGAACGCGCGCTCAGCCGCCAGACCCAGGGCAGCCGGCTGTCGGACAAACAGTTCGTTCAGGGCTATATCGCCGACTCCTACGCGCAACTGCTGCAGTTCCGGTTGATGGTGCTCTACACCGCGTGGGAGATCGACAAGTACAACGACTACAAGAAGGTGCGCAAGGACATCGCCGCGGTGAAGGCAACCATGCCCACCGTGCTGCACGACATCGCCTGGCGCGCCATGCAGGTGCACGGGGCGCTCGGGGTGACCGACGAGATGCCGTTCATGGGCATGATCACCGGCGCGGCGGTGATGGGGCTGGCCGACGGCCCGACCGAGGTGCACAAGGCGACGGTCGCCAAGCAGGTGCTGCGCGACTACCGGCCCAGCGACGACGTCTGGCCGTCGGAGTGGATTCCGCGTAAACGCGAAGCCGCCCTGGCCAAATACGCCGAGTATCTCGAGCATGAGGTGGGCAACCTGTGA
- a CDS encoding phosphotransferase family protein translates to MDEAALPGKGEPLEADFLSGGTQNVIYRIRRGEHVCVLRMPPPDAPADRDKGILREWRIIEALDGTDVPHTAAVAVCEDSAVLGRPFYLMGHVDGWSPMDLLDRRWPAPFDTDLQARAGLAYQLAEGIALLAKVDWKARGLHDLGRPDGFHERQVDRWTGFFERIKGRELEGMDVATEWLRTRRPRDYIPGLMHGDYQFANVMYHHGAPARLAAIVDWEMGTVGDPKLDLGWMVQSWPEDTADPQPSEMGYVDMRGMPSRDDVVAHYAEVSGRQVDDLDYYVILAKWKLAIVLEQGFQRAGDNPRLQAYGPVITELMASAAELAESTDYR, encoded by the coding sequence ATGGACGAGGCGGCGCTGCCCGGCAAGGGCGAACCGCTGGAGGCCGACTTCCTGTCCGGCGGAACCCAGAACGTCATCTACCGGATCCGCCGCGGCGAACACGTCTGTGTGCTGCGTATGCCGCCGCCGGACGCTCCGGCCGACCGCGACAAGGGCATCCTGCGGGAGTGGCGGATCATCGAGGCCCTCGACGGCACCGATGTGCCGCACACCGCCGCGGTGGCGGTGTGCGAGGATTCCGCCGTTCTGGGCCGGCCGTTCTACCTGATGGGCCACGTCGACGGCTGGTCGCCGATGGACCTGCTCGACCGGCGCTGGCCGGCACCCTTCGACACCGACCTGCAGGCCCGCGCCGGCTTGGCATATCAGCTCGCCGAGGGAATCGCGCTGCTGGCGAAGGTGGACTGGAAGGCCAGAGGATTACACGATCTCGGCCGCCCCGACGGTTTCCACGAACGCCAGGTGGACCGGTGGACCGGCTTCTTCGAACGGATCAAGGGGCGCGAGTTGGAGGGCATGGACGTGGCCACCGAGTGGCTGCGCACCCGTCGCCCCCGCGACTACATCCCCGGCCTGATGCACGGCGACTATCAGTTCGCCAACGTGATGTACCACCACGGCGCCCCGGCCCGGCTGGCCGCGATCGTGGACTGGGAGATGGGCACCGTGGGTGACCCCAAGCTCGACCTGGGCTGGATGGTGCAGAGCTGGCCGGAGGACACCGCCGATCCCCAACCCTCGGAGATGGGTTATGTCGACATGCGGGGGATGCCGTCGCGGGACGATGTCGTCGCGCACTACGCCGAGGTGTCCGGCCGGCAGGTCGACGATCTGGACTACTACGTGATCCTGGCCAAGTGGAAACTCGCCATCGTGCTGGAGCAGGGCTTCCAGCGGGCCGGTGACAACCCGAGGCTGCAGGCCTACGGCCCGGTCATCACCGAGTTGATGGCCTCGGCGGCCGAACTGGCCGAGTCCACCGATTACCGATGA
- a CDS encoding NADPH:quinone oxidoreductase family protein, translating into MRAAVCTAHGPPEVVCIEERPAPGLLPGQVRVRVAAAGVNFPDVLLIAGRYQLPVPPPFVPGSEFAGVIVETCGDTGGFAVGDPVTGTVLHGAFATEVAVPAAGLTRVPDGVPLRTAAAFGVAHRTAYHALRSMARLTAGQELIVLGAGSGVGLAAVQLGVALGAQVTAVASTAEKLAVAGAHGAGRRICHRDTDLRAALREVLPGGADAVIDPVGGDLSEPALRSLRRGGRFVTVGYASGVIPRIPLNLVLVKGVHILGFQFQDVAPEEFTRNEDELGGFLVSGRARPHIGAVFPLSEAAAALRHVADGRAVGKVVIDLTD; encoded by the coding sequence ATGAGGGCCGCGGTCTGCACGGCCCACGGTCCGCCGGAGGTCGTGTGCATCGAGGAGCGCCCGGCGCCGGGCCTGCTGCCCGGGCAGGTGCGGGTGCGGGTGGCCGCCGCCGGGGTCAACTTCCCCGATGTGTTGCTCATCGCGGGCCGCTATCAGCTGCCGGTGCCACCGCCGTTCGTGCCGGGCAGCGAGTTCGCCGGGGTGATCGTCGAGACCTGCGGTGACACCGGAGGATTCGCCGTCGGCGATCCGGTCACCGGCACGGTGCTGCACGGCGCCTTCGCCACCGAGGTCGCGGTGCCGGCCGCCGGCCTGACCCGGGTGCCCGACGGGGTGCCGTTGCGCACCGCCGCCGCGTTCGGGGTGGCCCACCGCACCGCCTACCACGCGCTGCGGTCCATGGCCCGGCTCACCGCCGGTCAGGAGTTGATCGTGTTGGGCGCCGGCAGCGGCGTCGGCCTGGCGGCCGTGCAGTTGGGGGTGGCCCTCGGCGCGCAGGTGACCGCGGTGGCGTCCACCGCCGAGAAACTCGCGGTGGCCGGCGCCCACGGTGCCGGGCGCCGGATCTGTCACCGCGACACGGATCTGCGCGCCGCGTTGCGCGAGGTGTTACCCGGTGGTGCGGATGCGGTCATCGACCCGGTCGGCGGTGACCTGTCCGAACCGGCACTGCGCTCGCTGCGGCGGGGCGGCCGGTTCGTCACCGTCGGCTATGCGTCCGGGGTCATCCCCCGTATCCCGCTCAACCTGGTGCTGGTCAAGGGGGTGCACATCCTCGGTTTCCAGTTTCAGGATGTCGCACCCGAGGAATTCACGCGGAACGAAGACGAATTGGGCGGGTTTCTGGTGAGCGGCCGGGCCCGCCCCCACATCGGCGCGGTGTTTCCGCTCTCCGAGGCGGCGGCGGCGTTACGTCACGTCGCCGACGGTCGCGCCGTCGGCAAGGTGGTCATCGATCTGACCGACTGA
- a CDS encoding TetR/AcrR family transcriptional regulator, with product MTQTRPYETLLAKGEDRRQRILAVAERLLARNGWRNTSLAQIAKEAGVSPAGLLHHFESKEALLNAVLDARDADDDAHADRSGDLIAEIARVAERFDRAPHLVGTFTVLLVENIQPEAPLHDRMLARQRAAIDIVADLIRRGQESGRYRSDFDAATKAVEIIAFVNGMETSWLLDPSIPVAEVFKGYAEMLERDFAPPNPT from the coding sequence GTGACCCAGACCCGGCCGTACGAGACGCTGCTCGCCAAGGGCGAGGATCGTCGGCAGCGCATTCTCGCGGTGGCCGAACGGTTGCTGGCACGCAACGGGTGGCGCAACACCTCGTTGGCTCAGATCGCCAAGGAGGCCGGGGTGAGCCCGGCCGGACTGCTGCACCACTTCGAGTCGAAGGAGGCTCTGCTCAACGCGGTGCTGGACGCCCGCGACGCCGACGACGACGCGCACGCCGACCGGTCCGGCGATCTGATCGCCGAGATCGCCCGGGTGGCCGAGCGGTTCGACCGCGCACCGCATCTCGTCGGCACCTTCACGGTGTTGCTGGTGGAGAACATCCAACCGGAGGCGCCGCTGCACGACCGGATGCTGGCGCGGCAACGCGCGGCGATCGACATCGTCGCGGATCTGATCCGCCGGGGGCAGGAATCCGGCCGCTATCGCTCAGATTTCGACGCGGCCACCAAGGCCGTGGAGATCATCGCCTTCGTCAACGGAATGGAGACGTCATGGTTACTCGACCCTTCGATACCAGTGGCCGAGGTGTTCAAGGGGTACGCCGAAATGCTCGAGCGGGACTTCGCGCCGCCGAACCCGACATGA